Proteins from a single region of Gammaproteobacteria bacterium:
- a CDS encoding MerR family transcriptional regulator, producing the protein MADSSADKLPIIPSKRYFTIGEVSRLCDVKPHVLRYWEQEFFQLKPMKRQGNRRYYQRHDVMLVRQIRSLLYENGFTIDGARQRLKGDEVKGDSERSHQIVCQVRKELEECLSILDS; encoded by the coding sequence ATGGCTGATTCTTCTGCTGATAAATTACCCATCATACCCAGTAAGCGTTACTTTACAATTGGTGAAGTGAGCCGTTTATGTGACGTAAAACCACATGTTTTACGTTATTGGGAGCAGGAATTTTTTCAATTAAAGCCAATGAAGCGCCAAGGAAATCGGCGCTACTACCAACGTCATGATGTGATGTTGGTTCGTCAAATACGTAGCCTATTATATGAGAACGGTTTTACCATTGATGGCGCACGTCAACGTCTGAAAGGCGATGAGGTTAAAGGGGATAGTGAGCGCAGCCATCAAATAGTGTGCCAGGTTCGCAAAGAACTTGAAGAATGTTTATCTATTCTTGATTCATAA